Within Homalodisca vitripennis isolate AUS2020 unplaced genomic scaffold, UT_GWSS_2.1 ScUCBcl_5162;HRSCAF=11768, whole genome shotgun sequence, the genomic segment taaataaaaaagtattggtCCTTTTTTGCAAAAAGAGCCTTGTAACCTTTAGTCCAACACTCAAAAGAAAGCCAGTTGTAGCTTGCTATCCCAGGATTtgtattaataatcataaaaaataattaatttaccttagaaaattaatatcgtaCAGTACAGTCGGTAGAAACTCTTATTCAtggatgtaaattaatataatgattgGTTTCATCAccacattgaaaaataataataggaaACGAAAATCGGTATaacaaatcataattaaaatCTGATAAATGCATATGTTATAAATTGCAATTCCTTTCAGATTCAATAAATTGTAACCAGGTTGTGAACTTTGAAGAGGTCACAGTGTCAGTTTAAAACAGGAGCGCTGCCAGAAATTTCTTCTAGAAGAGATTTGGCCATCTAACTATCGGTGgatgaaagaaaaaaatgaaatgaagaagaatgaaataaaaaattaaatgccatTTTCTGCTactctaatatttaaatgaagtaaaCTTAGCAGGGCCGCAAAAGCCTACAATAGCATGTGTGGTTAGCCAATTAATGAGTGTATAATGAAGTAAGGCGTTCAAGATACTAGAGTAGCACACCACTCTATCTTTACAAGACTGTCATGTTATGTGTAAATTAAACCACAAGGGTGGTCAAGGTAGTTTCACACCTGTGCATAGGGTTAGGATCGGCAGTATTTCAACCCTGTCGGCCATCTCCTGCACAACCTATATTTTATGGATTTGTAGTTTTAACCCAAGGTAAATTGTATATAAAGACTGTAAACATAAGAAGAACaatactaaagaaaataaaatacgctgaaattgtacttaatttgacgtaaaataacacatttatttagcCTTGTTTATAGGATTACTAATAACTTTTACCGAAAATCAGAAGTTAACCAACCAGATACAGGCATTGATTGCGCAATACtctttatatagattttttttctgtGCTCGGGAGGGGGTTTAACCCTACCCCCATACTCCTCGTTGCGCCACTGGCAATAACAGTTAAGAAGAAATAACAGTTAAACTCTAATAACTAAGTCAGTTCCACCTATGTACGTCAATGTCAGGACATCTAACATAGTATGATAGTACGAGACATGCGTCGTACTATAGTACCAGCCTAAGGCTGGTACTATACGGACGCTAAATGCGTCGCGTTAAATACGCTgcgctatttttaattttggatggcAATGCAAGTCAATTTGAGCGACTATACGAGCGCAGTCTACGCGGCACGCTGCCCTCCAACTCGGCGTCGACGCATTTTTACGCGACCAGCCCTGGAAAAACGTTAGCAGCGCGACGTAGATAGCGCTGCGCAACGCTAGGGCCGGACTATACGGACGCTAGATGCGTGGCCCGCAGTCGCAGTCTTGAGTGAGTAGTTATTGTGCTTCTGTGTGAGAGTCATCAACATGTTTGATACTGAGAAGTTCATCTTAGAAGTAGAGAAGCGACCTCCACTTTATGACGTCCAGTCAAAAGAATATTCAAACAGAAATGTTAAAGCTCAGTGCTGGATGGAGGTAGGAGCAGCTGTGCACGACAACTGGGAGGAAATGACTCCCCAAATGAAGGACGAAGCAGGTAActaagtttgatatatttataaacaaaggtgtaatgatgtaaacatattttttctaagcACCAAGTACAACTAACTatctttgttgttttacaatagtaacgaagacaataattaataatagtaccGCACATAAATATGGGAAGTATAttaagacaaaaatgaaattacaacTTTGTTGTGATAATAACTTAACACCGTTTTGAAATCATCTCTTTCCTTAAATTACGGTTTGATTATAtggttatttgtttaattgtgtggTTATTTGAcgtaaaaggtttaaatattgaaatgtatgttAAACGTATGTTATTTGTAACGTATTGTAAAgaacattagtaatttaattgtGCCATTGCGTACATGATCACAGTTTTTGGCACTTAAAAATCTACTGCTGTAGATATCGAAGTTACGACGCATGGCTAGCCCAGACGGCACCGGCGCCGGCGTCGCCGTCGCGCCGGCGGTAGGTTGGTAGAAAGGGGAGGGGTGAAAAGTCTATTTCTGCGCTATGAGTCGTCCAAGGTCACTGTTCTTCCTTGCCAACCTTCACTAAACCTATTCACGAGTTGATCAATACTGTTTATAGAACTGACACTAGATTATGATACAAATGTCTAATTTGAGAGGAGCTACAATAACATAACAGGATGTATTCAAAGTAgtcaattacaaaactttttattttaaattttattacataggaaataatattgttatactttttctaagtttactttttcttctttttactaAGTCCTACTTTTTCAAGTGATTGTGCTTAGGCATATTGATTTTGCCAGTTTAAGGCTCCTGGTCCATTGAAATACTCACAGAACAAGTCCCTTACTACAAGTCCGTTACTACGACCACTTCCTACTGCTGCTCCGACCAAGCAATCCATGTCACATGTAAGCGATTCTTCAAAAATGTAACCATCCCGCCTTTTTACATAATTATGCAATACACAGCAAGACTGAATGATTTTCGTTGCAAAGATCGGGTTCACCAGGATACAGGAATGCATTACTCGCCATTTGTTGCTCATAATTCCAAATGCGCATTCAACTGTACGTCTGGCTCTGCAGTGCCTATAGTTATATACACTTCTCTCTTTTGTGAGTTTCTTCTGTGGGTAAGGGCGCATCACACGTGTAGTTAAACCAAAAGCTTCATCGCCAAGAAATACGAAAGGTACTGTGGGGCCTTCTGGTGAAAGCGGTTTCTCTGTTGGGAGGTTCAGTTGGCCGGCATTCAGTCTTTTGTAAAAGTTTGAGTTTTTGAAGATTGTGGAATCGCCCTCCCGGCCATATGCACCAATATCTATTGCAGTGAAGTTGCACTGTGCGTCGCTGACTGCAAACAATACAAGTGAAAAATACTTCCTGAAGTTGTAGTATAGTGAACCTGAACTTGGTGGACATTGTATCCGCACGTGTTTGCCGTCAATGGCACCAACACAATTTGGGAAGTTGGTTAACTTCTCATATTCCGTTGCCTTCAAAAGCCATTCATCACTTGTAGGGATTGGCATTTCAGTTGACTGCAGTTTTCCCGAAATTGTTTCACAGGTCTCCTCAACAACGAGACGTATTGTTTTTCTTGATACTTGATATTCGAATTCAAGGTCACTGAAGTTCATTCCACAGCCCaaatacctaaaatatataacgtaaatATAAGCGAAACATAATATAACTATCTAATATAAGACATTGATACTGCCGTCTTTGTAGATGTGTAGATTTACACGCTTTTAAgtcttacattataaaacaatttacttaattcTTGTAAAATAACGTCAGAACAGAAGGGGATTTTAGTATAACCTTTTAGTATAGtataatcttttctttaattgTGTTGATCTCCTGAAGTGCGGTAGAAGtcgtgataaaaatattaaaataaaataaaacagtcaaGAAACCACACTCTGATGATTTTACAAGGAATGACCCTAATATGTCCCTAATACACtataatcaaacaagaaatgttatattataattacctgCTTTAAACCTGTGACAAGTATACAGTTATATGATTCTAAAAGTGCTCCGTTTGTTTTAGGCAAAGATATGATGAAAAAATGGAAGACTTTGCGTGACAATTTCGTTCGGGAACTacgtattttaaagaaaaatgagactGGAGCTCCagcaacaaaaaaaaagaaatacattttctttgacCAACTGTCTTTTTTGACACCTTACATGAAGCCCAATGACAAGAACGTATCAAATATTCCACCCCTTGAACACATTATATCTGAACAAGAAGCAGTAGAAACAGTAGAAACAACTAATGCAGATGACAATGACCGTGCTGACAGCGTTTCAAATTCGTCACTAGTTGAACGTCAGAAGAGACAAGAACGTGTGTCAAAAAGAACTAATATTGAGAGAACTTTGACATCAGCTTCAAAAAACATTACATCATTGATGCAAGAAAGCATCGCCATTCAAAGAGCGTACACTTCCTCAGCTAACAGCTCAGATAAATCTGGGAACAAGGCATTTTTAATGTCCTTTCTTCCTGTTATGGACAGCCTACCACCACTTGCTGCCTTTGATGTTAGGATGCAACTAACTGAAGTGTTCCGAAATGCTATTATGAACCAAACACGAGTTCAGGAACCAGTGCCAGTGCGTACCCAAATGATGGACTACACATCTGCGTCACCATTAATGTTCTCGGGCCTAAATTCACCATACACAACTCCGACTCCGACCACACCATCAATAATCGGTGACTATGACGAAAACACCGAATGCTCTAATGCCACTTCCAGTGACAACACTCAAAACCAACCATTTAACATATCAGAATTTGTACATTTTTCCGTGAACCCGGGAATTGAACCATCTTCTAGTAAGAAGAAGTAGTAAGAAGTAGTATTCCGATTAACTGTGGAATaatgacaattttgtaattaacttcCCAGTGTGTTTGTGCAGAACTGAAACTTCTTGGTCATACAATTCTTTACTTACTTAATAGtagttcatattttgtaatatgtggTTAGTTTACTATTGTTTGTAGGTTATCTGTTTACAAAAGACTAACCTAATATAACTATTGGAAAATGTTATAGGCTTACATTGTTccttcattacaaatatatagaaaaaggTTGTATTTTATAACTCGGTCAAAATTGGTCTGCTAACTTTCAGAGCAATTTGaggtaaatgaaatttaatgttgttccgtaatcaatacataaaaatcaGTTACATTAAGTTTACCAAAATATGTTAACCTAGTGATTATAATGTATCACAAAATGATTACAACGTACCTATTGTGTTTGTAAGTGTCTGACTGCAATTTAAACTGAACGAGgctcttatttgtattttttatcaatatccGATGTTACATATTGTACACctgatagaaatatttataatactatgttaaaagaatcattaaactaaaactaatacatattCCAGAACTGTTTTTGCGTTTTTTATATAACCCTTActtcaaacaaacattattctagaaggaaaaaataataatatacactaaatgtttaaaaccacTTCAGGGTCAATCCATCCCAAGGTCCAGGAAAACAATATTGGTTGCTTGATAATctcagaaaaaattttatttggtaggTCAGTTCCTTATATTTGGGGGGATGCTTGCAAAGGCGAAAAACAGCTAGCGGGCAAAACAAATAGGGTCCCCATTTCAAAATGGATCTaccaaatattaatgtttctgaaAATGTCAAGCAACCACTGCTGGAACACTTGACATGGATCTACCCTTCGATTTAACCCATAAACGGCTTACCTGATGGTTATAGCAAGTCTTTCAGCTGGCTCAATACTCCTTTTCATGTTGGTATCTTTCTTCATCAGACCGTCACTGACAAGATGTAAAAGTTCATCAAATGAGCTAACAGACATCCtgtaatattggtaaaatttgtcTTCATATTGTCTGTGCTTCTCAAACATCAAATGAAACGCACCTGTTGTCAATCTGCTGCTTAGAACGGGATGGGTACCCCAACGTCTATCCTGCCTTTTGGTCTTTTCCAAATACATCTCTAGTAGACACTGAAACCCTACAGCACCGATCTGCACTGCATCCATATTGGCAACTTGGAATAAAGTGATCTGGGAAGCAACGTGGCGGTTTCTGCGCTTGTATAGTCTGGCCAGCGGGGCGTTGACGCAAAAACAGCGCGACGCATTTTGCGTCCGTATAGTCTGGACTAGTAGTCCAACTTATGCGCCGAACTTTGGCGTTAACGCGACGCATTAACGCGACGCATTTAGCGTCCGTATAGTACCAGCCTAAATGCGTTGCCAGCTGTTACAGAAGAATAACTAGAGGTTGAATAAtcgattgaattcaacaatcgagCCATCGGTATTGCTCATCTTCACTACTCAATTGTATTTACTCAATCCTTTACTTTCACGATTGAAGTTAACACGTGTTTAcactatgaaataaaatgaaaaatgtctttattatagGCGAAGTTAGGAATTGGGGTGCGGTGACTGCCCACAAGGCCAgtcttgcaatgatatgtctcataCTTTAACGTAGTTCACAGAATTGCTCCCAGAATGCGTCTACTGCCGTTACTCGATGAACCTTTCTCGTATGCTGTAATAATCAAACAACACCTGTAAAAAAATATGTCTAACCGAATTTAAactaatgtatgaaataaaaatagacttCTTGCAGTGATTAAGAACCATTATTTAGTCTATAGTCGTGcctaagaaataatatatatatatatatatatatatattatatatatatatatatatatatatatatataaaaataacacatcacGATAGACTATACACTTAACTAACTACAGCAAAAAGTTTACTAAAGCAATGATGATTCTGCAGTAAAATCGATAACGATTAGGTCTTCAGAAACTTCGGAAAACTTTCCCATCAGATCCCCTTTGACGACCTTGCAAATCGATCAGATGCGCCTGAAGGCGAAGAATCAAGATCGGTTCTAATGCCTGACAATTTAATCACAGTTTAAAAGCACAATTCAGCggacataataatttaaatgctaaTGTTATCGGGTTATTAGGGTTAATAACGTTAAATTTCAGTGTGTGAGCAAGTTTTTTTCTCACTTCTTTGGGAAACCACATACATTTCCACATTTACGGAAAACTAATCTAGCCATTAGAGTAAATAGTGATGAAAGAAACTATTATTACATCTAACTAGAAAGGTAAAATAGAAGGTGGCCGccgagtttttaaatatttgttatttgcgtAAATATACAATTAGAGTTCATATTCAGAGTGATTAAGGAAGTGTGGTTTTgagtttagaaaattatttattgtattaaatccATAGCACTTTACGACACAGGCATTGAAAGTAGAAAGCTTATGCAATTTTGCAATCACGTCCGTATGAAAAAGGCTGAAGATCACTTACTGAacgaaattatttattcctttttacttataaataaaaaaacattttcgaaGGTAGTGCATCTTTAAGTACCTACCAGACTGGCTGTTCAGTCCAAATTTGacgtttaattaataaactaatattttctgtGATTTCCATTACGTTTTGAGTATCTTTGAGAGCTTTTGATGCATAACTCATATATAGATTAAATTGACTTTACAAACACGCACTTCAGTATtgtttgtgtatgttttattttggtGCTCATTATGAgaatttaaaacgataaaaatcACGATTTACAGCAATTTGAGGTAGACAGAGGGAATTATGAAAATCTATAACATTTGCTTTATgtcaagaaaaaaaacttatttgagTGGTTGTATTGAAAACCACGTCATTAAAAAGGTAAAGCAAGCAAAGTTCGACACATTACTACTGaggctaaacaataataaatttttaaattgtaatacctgaaattaattaattcaaccCTAACTTCCTCCTTAACTAGTCTAGCTTTAAAAACTAGTCTAGATGACGCATGACCTTCACGTTTTGGTTTGTTTTGCTACGAGGCCCGGGCTTACCcaacttttttgattttttacccAATTTATGTCAAATCCTTGTTATAAAAGTGTGCAACATTTTCATGTGCGAGTTTTGAGTGATTCATTTAAACTGTTTGAAACAGGGTGGCAACACTGCTTGTAGTAACGTCTGGCAACAGTCAGTGATAGAAACTTAATGCCTAGCGGGAAACAGCTGTTAGTACAAGAACAGTGACAGGAGATCGGAGTTTCATAACCTAAAACTACTGTTACGTAAATATACGCTTCTCGTCTTGGTTATGtttatttcttctataaattAGTCTAAAGTTCTGTGTCATGGAAAAGTTTAAAAAGGATTCTTCAAAGACAAACAACGAATAATCATATACTTGTGATAATGGTGAGTCTTCCAGTAGTTTTAGTGTTGATAACTCTAAATTAGAAGACACTAATATTCGTAAAAAAACTTAACGAAGATGAACCTTCCACATCTAATCAAAATCAACTGAAACGACCAAATGGCCTTAGTGTACATGCTAATAATGGACAAAATCAACTAAAGCTTAATTTTCCTAGACGAAATCGGTCTTTCCAGAGCAACTGGTATGATAAACATTAGTGGATAGATAGAATACTCGGGTGGAAAAGACgctttatttagtttattctgCCGACATTACTCTCACAGGAAAGGATTACTGGGAAAATATACTCGTAGCTAAAATGGTAGACAAACACGTACAACACTCCAACTCTCATAAACTTAACTATCCTAGTACAAGGGGTGGTTGGATTCACAGAAAACTGGACCTGTTTCCATTAAAATCGATGAACATACGACTCAAAAATAtagaaacacatttaaaacacttATAAGTACCGTGATATTTTGTGCTCGTCAAGACATTGCTTTGAGAGGACACAGGGAGGTTCAATTTAAGAACGAAATCAAGATGACAATTTAGGTGATAATAACGACTTAGATGGTGTAAATGAGCAATACCCAGAAAGTAGGTAACGTAGTAATCGTGACAATTTTAAAGAATTGACGAATTTACTTTGTTTGGAAAATAGCCAGTTTAATGCCAATATCAAAAACATGCCGGGATATACCAAGCATACAGCTAAaggtataaaaaatgaaaaaccacaaaaaaaccaatattttggaaacgttacatTGACGATATCTCCATGATATGAACATATAGTAATTaacatttacacaatttttaacaatcacTAAACACTTTCGCAACTTAAAGTTTACGTGggagatatctgattcaattgtgagatttctggatatagatatttttattgaaaatcagaagttaaaaactaaaatcaataaaaaagcacaaacacatttcaatacctgcattatgacagttgtcatccgtcccgtgtcaaaaaagccattccaaagagtttaggaaaaagagcccaaaatttatgcagtgaaaaatatcacttaaaacaatatattgataatttattatcagcgttttttaaaaggggttatCCTCGCAAACTtctaaacaacaaactgaacactaaatcactatcaattggaacaaataaaactaaatttgacaataatggtCCAAAGTTTTTAACCAAATACCACCTAGGACTgtataaaattaacagtattcTTCGAGTAGCATGCggtttattggacagctctgctgcaactaacattttaaaatacattcccaaaataagatttataaaaccaccagttttgaaagatattatttttagttcGCCCAAATTACCTAAGCACACAGAATAAGAAAACGTGACAGTTGGATCACATtcttgcaataaacccaggtgtttagtatgcgacatgtgctctacttcaaaaacatttacaagtagttctacacaaaattcgtacagtatatttgaagacattatgagaataaaaaaatattgtttatcaaattcAGTGTAAGTTAttccctaaagattatattggctcaataatacattctcttagaacaaggatgatagggcacaggtatgcatataagcATAAAAAGACAGCAAACTGTAGTGGCCCATgggttaaaacataatttaaattttgaagaaacatattcGGTGAAACCAATTAGTAAAATATCAGAAAGTTTAAGTACAAACAGTtttagaaccatggaacaagcccatcagcTCGTCACCAAATCTAAATTtccaaatgtattaaatttaagatgactaagtcaacaaatttaatttataaaataaaattatatgtttaccattctacataattcattcCTTATTTTCATTTTCCGTGTTGATTTTTGTTGTAATCTTATAGCCCTGTTTATCATGtctaatttcctgaagacggtataagccgaaatatagacattgtttattaatatctTCCTATttatattgaagatttatatatatatatatatatatatatatatatatatatatatatattttatattatcccTATATTAGATTTAATATATATCCATATAGTTGATGAAGCTCGAGATGAAGGACGAAAGGAGCAAATGAGTATATAATATCATCAATTTATGTATTGGAGAATTGTGTAAGCCTGTCATATGGTGGTGTGTCTTTTATATCGGAAGGATTTAATGGGTTCCAGTCATTAAACAGAGAAATGACTAAAAATCCTTGCTCGTACGTGCATTGTCATGCACATTGACAGAACTTGGTCTTGGTTGACGTAGCTAAGAATGTACAAATGGATGGGGAAAGTACGGGTTCTTTAGAGACAATTTATGCTTCCCAATATTGATCTACGCTTCGAAATGAAAAGGTTCATATTTTCCAAGTAGACTAAAACGGGGATAAAAGTCATAACAGTACCTCAACACAGCGAAACTAGAGGGGTAGCAAAGTATACAGGGGTGCAGTTATTTAGAAACCAAATTGGCTCCGTAATAAATGCTTGGCAACGCTAAAAGAAGCTGCTGAGACTAGGGAGCTTTTGATGCAATTAAAGTCTGTTGACTTGGCTTTCACTCCAGTAAGCCTTGAAGGTATCTTACAGATTGTTAATATCCTATCAAAACAACTTCAGTCCTCCACCAAAGATGTAGGAAAATGTCTTAAGCTCATAAGAGTAACAATAGGTTCATTAGGCTAGTCACAAACGGATaagaaattaaagaatttatCCAAGAAACAGTACAAGTATGCAAAAACTGAGAGATTGGTCACAAAAAGGACACTAGCGGCCGGAAACAGAAGTCACGACAAGCCTTGATCTTGATGATTATTTCTTCATGAAGACAACTGGCAAAGGAAGATCTGACTCAGAGAGTAAAAGTGATGACAACATTGAAAGCAGGGTATTTTAATGTTCTAGATAACATATTATGTGAAATGGACATAAGGTTTACCGATAATGACATCCAAATGGCTTGTATCTAAGCTTGTGACCCAAAATCAAAAGATTTCTTAAATCcagaaattttgtttcattttgcaGAACTTCACGGCAAGGATAATTATTTTACACCTACCTTAAAAGTGTAGTGTGGTTTAGGTAAACCAATGTTTACCGATTCTAAAAGTATCATGGATGTGTAATAACAAGTAGCCAATTTCCCGTCATTTGAAGAGTTTACAACATCTAATGACAGTTTTAACTGCGTgctattgcataaatattttgatCAGATAGTAAGCACCAATCAAACAATGAAGGCCAAACAAGGCCGCAATAGACACTGTATCAGTGCAGCTTTGCGCCACGTGGTGAACCGTGACCTCCAGCAGCTTATGCATGTGGTACGTAGCTGAGCGTTGACTCACCTAACCCATGTTTGTTGTCCTGGTAGTACCTTGCCACCACACAAGGCCGCTTAGCCACTGTATCAGTGCAGCTTTGCGCCGCGTGGTGAACCGTGACTGACTTCTCCAGCAGGTTATGCATGTGGTACGTAGCTGAGCGTTGACTCACCTAACCCATGTTTGTTGCCCTGGTAGTACCTTGCCACCACACAAGGCCGCTTAGCCACTGTATCAGTGCAGCTTTGCGCCGCGTGGTGAACCGTGACTGACTTCTCCAGCAGCTTATGCATGTGGTACGTAGCTGAGCGTTGACTCACCTAACCCATGTTTGTTGCCCTGGTAGTACCTTGCCACCACACAAGGCCGCTTAGCCACTGTATCAGTGCAGCTTTGCGCCGCGTGGTGAACCGTGACCTTCTCCAGAAGCTTATGCATGTGGTACGTAGCTGAGTGTTGACTCACCTAACCCATGTTTATTGTCCTGGTAGTACCTTGCCACAATACAAGGCCGCTTAGCCACTGTATCAGTGCAGCTTTGCTCCACGTGGTGAACCGTGACCTTCTCCAGCAGCTTATGCATGTGGTACGTAGCTGAGCGTTGACTCACCTAACCCATGTTTGTTGTCCTGTTAGTACCTTGCCACCACACAAGGCCGCTTAGCCACTGTATCAGTGCAGCTTTGCTCCACGTGGTGAACCGTGACCTTCTCCAGCAGCTTATGCATGTGGTACGTAGCTGAGCGTTGACTCACCTAACCCATGTTTGTTGTCCTGTTAGTACCTTGCCACCACACAAGGCCGCTTAGCCACTGTATCAGTGCAGCTTTGCTCCACGTGGTGAACCGTGACCTTCTCCAGCAGCTTATGCATGTGGTACGTAGCTGAGCGTTGACTCACCTAACCCATGTTTGTTGTCCTGGTAGTACATTTCCAGCACACAAGGCCGCACTAGACACTGTATCAGTGCAGCTTTGCGCCACGTGGTGAACCGTGACCTTCTCCAGCAGCTTATGCATGTGGTACGTAGCTGAGCGTTGACTCACCTAACCCATGT encodes:
- the LOC124373259 gene encoding uncharacterized protein LOC124373259: MFDTEKFILEVEKRPPLYDVQSKEYSNRNVKAQCWMEVGAAVHDNWEEMTPQMKDEAGKDMMKKWKTLRDNFVRELRILKKNETGAPATKKKKYIFFDQLSFLTPYMKPNDKNVSNIPPLEHIISEQEAVETVETTNADDNDRADSVSNSSLVERQKRQERVSKRTNIERTLTSASKNITSLMQESIAIQRAYTSSANSSDKSGNKAFLMSFLPVMDSLPPLAAFDVRMQLTEVFRNAIMNQTRVQEPVPVRTQMMDYTSASPLMFSGLNSPYTTPTPTTPSIIGDYDENTECSNATSSDNTQNQPFNISEFVHFSVNPGIEPSSSKKK